In a single window of the Cuculus canorus isolate bCucCan1 chromosome 25, bCucCan1.pri, whole genome shotgun sequence genome:
- the STRADA gene encoding STE20-related kinase adapter protein alpha isoform X4, with amino-acid sequence MSNFLPDSSCYELLTIIGRGFEDLMVVNLARYKPTGEYVTVRRVNLEACTNEMVTFLQGELHVSKLFNHPNIVPYKATFIADNELWVVTSFMAYGSAKDLICTHFMDGMSELAIAYILQGVLKALDYIHHMGYVHRSVKASHILISVDGKVYLSGLRSNLSMINHGQRLKVVHDFPKYSIKVLPWLSPEVLQQNLQGYDAKSDIYSVGITACELANGHVPFKDMPSTQMLLEKLNGTVPCLLDTTTIPADELTMKTSRSSANYGMGEGMAVGSVRAANGEPALHPYLRTFSTYFHNFVEQCLQRNPDFRPSAGTLLNHPFFKQIKRRASEALPELLRPVTPITNFEGTRPQDPSGIFGLVSNLEQLDVDDWEF; translated from the exons ATGAGCAACTTCCTACCGGACAGCAGCTGTTACGAGTTGCTCACTATCATAG GCAGAGGCTTTGAAGACTTGATGGTTGTGAACCTGGCCAGGTATAAACCCACAGGGGAGTACGTCACAGTCAGAAGAGTGAACTTGGAGGCCTGCACAAATGAAATGGTCACATTCCTGCAG gggGAACTTCATGTTTCCAAGCTCTTCAACCACCCTAACATCGTGCCATACAAAGCAACTTTCATAGCTGACAACGAGCTGTGGGTAGTGACGTCTTTCATGGCCTATG gTTCTGCAAAAGATTTAATCTGCACCCATTTTATGGATGGGATGAGTGAACTGGCTATTGCATATATCCTCCAAGGCGTGCTGAAAGCACTTGACTACATCCACCACATGGGCTACGTGCACAG GAGCGTTAAAGCCAGCCATATCCTGATTTCTGTGGATGGGAAGGTGTACCTCTCTGGCCTGCGAAGTAATCTGAGTATGATCAACCACGGGCAGCGACTCAAAGTTGTTCATGACTTTCCCAAATACAGCATCAAAGTCCTGCCTTGGCTCAGCCCTGAAGTCTTGCAGCAG AATCTCCAGGGTTATGATGCAAAATCTGATATTTACAGCGTGGGGATAACAGCCTGTGAACTGGCGAATGGACACGTACCCTTTAAAGACATGCCTTCTACTCAG aTGCTCTTGGAAAAGCTGAATGGAACTGTTCCCTGCCTGCTAGACACCACCACAATTCCTGCTGACGAGCTGACCATGAAGACCTCCCGTTCAAGTGCTAACTATGGGATGGGCGAGGGCATGGCTGTTGGCAGTGTCAGGGCAGCCAACGGAGAGCCAGCCCTGCACCCTTACCTTCGGACTTTCTCCACCTACTTCCACAACTTTGTGGAGCAGTGCCTCCAGCGGAACCCCGATTTCAG GCCAAGTGCAGGCACTCTGCTTAATCATCCCTTTTTCAAGCAG ATCAAGCGCCGTGCATCCGAAGCACTCCCTGAACTTCTGCGCCCCGTCACCCCAATCACCAATTTTGAAGGAACACGTCCCCAGGACCCCAGTGGCATTTTTGGGCTGGTGTCCAACCTGGAGCAGCTGGATGTGGATGACTGGGAATTCTAG
- the STRADA gene encoding STE20-related kinase adapter protein alpha isoform X2 yields the protein MSFLRWVSEKFIVEGLREFELFGEQPPGDSRRKTNEASSESIASSPKRDTMSNFLPDSSCYELLTIIGRGFEDLMVVNLARYKPTGEYVTVRRVNLEACTNEMVTFLQGELHVSKLFNHPNIVPYKATFIADNELWVVTSFMAYGSAKDLICTHFMDGMSELAIAYILQGVLKALDYIHHMGYVHRSVKASHILISVDGKVYLSGLRSNLSMINHGQRLKVVHDFPKYSIKVLPWLSPEVLQQNLQGYDAKSDIYSVGITACELANGHVPFKDMPSTQMLLEKLNGTVPCLLDTTTIPADELTMKTSRSSANYGMGEGMAVGSVRAANGEPALHPYLRTFSTYFHNFVEQCLQRNPDFRPSAGTLLNHPFFKQIKRRASEALPELLRPVTPITNFEGTRPQDPSGIFGLVSNLEQLDVDDWEF from the exons ATGTCTTTCCTT cgGTGGGTGTCTGAAAAGTTCATTGTTGAGGGCTTAAGAGAGTTCGAACTTTTTGGAG AGCAGCCTCCGGGTGACTCTCGGAGAAAA acAAATGAGGCGAGCTCCGAGTCGATAGCTTCTTCCCCCAAAAGGGACACCATGAGCAACTTCCTACCGGACAGCAGCTGTTACGAGTTGCTCACTATCATAG GCAGAGGCTTTGAAGACTTGATGGTTGTGAACCTGGCCAGGTATAAACCCACAGGGGAGTACGTCACAGTCAGAAGAGTGAACTTGGAGGCCTGCACAAATGAAATGGTCACATTCCTGCAG gggGAACTTCATGTTTCCAAGCTCTTCAACCACCCTAACATCGTGCCATACAAAGCAACTTTCATAGCTGACAACGAGCTGTGGGTAGTGACGTCTTTCATGGCCTATG gTTCTGCAAAAGATTTAATCTGCACCCATTTTATGGATGGGATGAGTGAACTGGCTATTGCATATATCCTCCAAGGCGTGCTGAAAGCACTTGACTACATCCACCACATGGGCTACGTGCACAG GAGCGTTAAAGCCAGCCATATCCTGATTTCTGTGGATGGGAAGGTGTACCTCTCTGGCCTGCGAAGTAATCTGAGTATGATCAACCACGGGCAGCGACTCAAAGTTGTTCATGACTTTCCCAAATACAGCATCAAAGTCCTGCCTTGGCTCAGCCCTGAAGTCTTGCAGCAG AATCTCCAGGGTTATGATGCAAAATCTGATATTTACAGCGTGGGGATAACAGCCTGTGAACTGGCGAATGGACACGTACCCTTTAAAGACATGCCTTCTACTCAG aTGCTCTTGGAAAAGCTGAATGGAACTGTTCCCTGCCTGCTAGACACCACCACAATTCCTGCTGACGAGCTGACCATGAAGACCTCCCGTTCAAGTGCTAACTATGGGATGGGCGAGGGCATGGCTGTTGGCAGTGTCAGGGCAGCCAACGGAGAGCCAGCCCTGCACCCTTACCTTCGGACTTTCTCCACCTACTTCCACAACTTTGTGGAGCAGTGCCTCCAGCGGAACCCCGATTTCAG GCCAAGTGCAGGCACTCTGCTTAATCATCCCTTTTTCAAGCAG ATCAAGCGCCGTGCATCCGAAGCACTCCCTGAACTTCTGCGCCCCGTCACCCCAATCACCAATTTTGAAGGAACACGTCCCCAGGACCCCAGTGGCATTTTTGGGCTGGTGTCCAACCTGGAGCAGCTGGATGTGGATGACTGGGAATTCTAG
- the STRADA gene encoding STE20-related kinase adapter protein alpha isoform X1 encodes MSFLVSKPERIRRWVSEKFIVEGLREFELFGEQPPGDSRRKTNEASSESIASSPKRDTMSNFLPDSSCYELLTIIGRGFEDLMVVNLARYKPTGEYVTVRRVNLEACTNEMVTFLQGELHVSKLFNHPNIVPYKATFIADNELWVVTSFMAYGSAKDLICTHFMDGMSELAIAYILQGVLKALDYIHHMGYVHRSVKASHILISVDGKVYLSGLRSNLSMINHGQRLKVVHDFPKYSIKVLPWLSPEVLQQNLQGYDAKSDIYSVGITACELANGHVPFKDMPSTQMLLEKLNGTVPCLLDTTTIPADELTMKTSRSSANYGMGEGMAVGSVRAANGEPALHPYLRTFSTYFHNFVEQCLQRNPDFRPSAGTLLNHPFFKQIKRRASEALPELLRPVTPITNFEGTRPQDPSGIFGLVSNLEQLDVDDWEF; translated from the exons ATGTCTTTCCTTGTAAGTAAACCCGAGCGGATTAGG cgGTGGGTGTCTGAAAAGTTCATTGTTGAGGGCTTAAGAGAGTTCGAACTTTTTGGAG AGCAGCCTCCGGGTGACTCTCGGAGAAAA acAAATGAGGCGAGCTCCGAGTCGATAGCTTCTTCCCCCAAAAGGGACACCATGAGCAACTTCCTACCGGACAGCAGCTGTTACGAGTTGCTCACTATCATAG GCAGAGGCTTTGAAGACTTGATGGTTGTGAACCTGGCCAGGTATAAACCCACAGGGGAGTACGTCACAGTCAGAAGAGTGAACTTGGAGGCCTGCACAAATGAAATGGTCACATTCCTGCAG gggGAACTTCATGTTTCCAAGCTCTTCAACCACCCTAACATCGTGCCATACAAAGCAACTTTCATAGCTGACAACGAGCTGTGGGTAGTGACGTCTTTCATGGCCTATG gTTCTGCAAAAGATTTAATCTGCACCCATTTTATGGATGGGATGAGTGAACTGGCTATTGCATATATCCTCCAAGGCGTGCTGAAAGCACTTGACTACATCCACCACATGGGCTACGTGCACAG GAGCGTTAAAGCCAGCCATATCCTGATTTCTGTGGATGGGAAGGTGTACCTCTCTGGCCTGCGAAGTAATCTGAGTATGATCAACCACGGGCAGCGACTCAAAGTTGTTCATGACTTTCCCAAATACAGCATCAAAGTCCTGCCTTGGCTCAGCCCTGAAGTCTTGCAGCAG AATCTCCAGGGTTATGATGCAAAATCTGATATTTACAGCGTGGGGATAACAGCCTGTGAACTGGCGAATGGACACGTACCCTTTAAAGACATGCCTTCTACTCAG aTGCTCTTGGAAAAGCTGAATGGAACTGTTCCCTGCCTGCTAGACACCACCACAATTCCTGCTGACGAGCTGACCATGAAGACCTCCCGTTCAAGTGCTAACTATGGGATGGGCGAGGGCATGGCTGTTGGCAGTGTCAGGGCAGCCAACGGAGAGCCAGCCCTGCACCCTTACCTTCGGACTTTCTCCACCTACTTCCACAACTTTGTGGAGCAGTGCCTCCAGCGGAACCCCGATTTCAG GCCAAGTGCAGGCACTCTGCTTAATCATCCCTTTTTCAAGCAG ATCAAGCGCCGTGCATCCGAAGCACTCCCTGAACTTCTGCGCCCCGTCACCCCAATCACCAATTTTGAAGGAACACGTCCCCAGGACCCCAGTGGCATTTTTGGGCTGGTGTCCAACCTGGAGCAGCTGGATGTGGATGACTGGGAATTCTAG
- the STRADA gene encoding STE20-related kinase adapter protein alpha isoform X3 — protein sequence MSFLTNEASSESIASSPKRDTMSNFLPDSSCYELLTIIGRGFEDLMVVNLARYKPTGEYVTVRRVNLEACTNEMVTFLQGELHVSKLFNHPNIVPYKATFIADNELWVVTSFMAYGSAKDLICTHFMDGMSELAIAYILQGVLKALDYIHHMGYVHRSVKASHILISVDGKVYLSGLRSNLSMINHGQRLKVVHDFPKYSIKVLPWLSPEVLQQNLQGYDAKSDIYSVGITACELANGHVPFKDMPSTQMLLEKLNGTVPCLLDTTTIPADELTMKTSRSSANYGMGEGMAVGSVRAANGEPALHPYLRTFSTYFHNFVEQCLQRNPDFRPSAGTLLNHPFFKQIKRRASEALPELLRPVTPITNFEGTRPQDPSGIFGLVSNLEQLDVDDWEF from the exons ATGTCTTTCCTT acAAATGAGGCGAGCTCCGAGTCGATAGCTTCTTCCCCCAAAAGGGACACCATGAGCAACTTCCTACCGGACAGCAGCTGTTACGAGTTGCTCACTATCATAG GCAGAGGCTTTGAAGACTTGATGGTTGTGAACCTGGCCAGGTATAAACCCACAGGGGAGTACGTCACAGTCAGAAGAGTGAACTTGGAGGCCTGCACAAATGAAATGGTCACATTCCTGCAG gggGAACTTCATGTTTCCAAGCTCTTCAACCACCCTAACATCGTGCCATACAAAGCAACTTTCATAGCTGACAACGAGCTGTGGGTAGTGACGTCTTTCATGGCCTATG gTTCTGCAAAAGATTTAATCTGCACCCATTTTATGGATGGGATGAGTGAACTGGCTATTGCATATATCCTCCAAGGCGTGCTGAAAGCACTTGACTACATCCACCACATGGGCTACGTGCACAG GAGCGTTAAAGCCAGCCATATCCTGATTTCTGTGGATGGGAAGGTGTACCTCTCTGGCCTGCGAAGTAATCTGAGTATGATCAACCACGGGCAGCGACTCAAAGTTGTTCATGACTTTCCCAAATACAGCATCAAAGTCCTGCCTTGGCTCAGCCCTGAAGTCTTGCAGCAG AATCTCCAGGGTTATGATGCAAAATCTGATATTTACAGCGTGGGGATAACAGCCTGTGAACTGGCGAATGGACACGTACCCTTTAAAGACATGCCTTCTACTCAG aTGCTCTTGGAAAAGCTGAATGGAACTGTTCCCTGCCTGCTAGACACCACCACAATTCCTGCTGACGAGCTGACCATGAAGACCTCCCGTTCAAGTGCTAACTATGGGATGGGCGAGGGCATGGCTGTTGGCAGTGTCAGGGCAGCCAACGGAGAGCCAGCCCTGCACCCTTACCTTCGGACTTTCTCCACCTACTTCCACAACTTTGTGGAGCAGTGCCTCCAGCGGAACCCCGATTTCAG GCCAAGTGCAGGCACTCTGCTTAATCATCCCTTTTTCAAGCAG ATCAAGCGCCGTGCATCCGAAGCACTCCCTGAACTTCTGCGCCCCGTCACCCCAATCACCAATTTTGAAGGAACACGTCCCCAGGACCCCAGTGGCATTTTTGGGCTGGTGTCCAACCTGGAGCAGCTGGATGTGGATGACTGGGAATTCTAG